A DNA window from Candidatus Thermoplasmatota archaeon contains the following coding sequences:
- a CDS encoding transposase, producing the protein MPVNGVVSSLESYLRVDQDYPRHSSRTRSTCGRMQDSRMGAVFVCQCGWRLDRHINASINLLQTAVSKGLEVAGGLRFDPGAFQHDVMMILYEPAMAARSEPNGTSCIGEVT; encoded by the coding sequence ATGCCAGTCAATGGTGTCGTATCAAGCCTTGAGTCGTACCTTCGAGTCGACCAAGACTATCCCAGGCACAGCAGCAGAACGCGCTCGACGTGTGGGAGGATGCAAGATTCCCGAATGGGCGCGGTGTTCGTATGCCAGTGCGGATGGCGCCTTGATAGGCACATCAACGCCAGCATCAACCTGCTGCAGACAGCCGTCTCCAAGGGATTGGAGGTGGCAGGGGGTCTACGGTTCGACCCCGGCGCGTTCCAGCATGACGTGATGATGATCCTATACGAGCCAGCGATGGCCGCACGGTCGGAGCCGAATGGAACGAGTTGCATCGGAGAGGTGACCTGA